The following coding sequences are from one Achromobacter sp. B7 window:
- a CDS encoding phage head closure protein, with the protein MTARARNRRILVQRRTGETDEAGQPLNEWTDVGVLWAGIANETGLGAIRSSLQGNVSPSIARYSFLVTFEAARGLGVDAGMRVLHDGEIFEVKGITRDFKDRKSAFVICEQGGSDG; encoded by the coding sequence ATGACCGCCCGTGCGCGGAATCGCCGCATTCTGGTGCAGCGACGTACTGGCGAGACCGACGAGGCAGGCCAACCTCTGAATGAATGGACGGACGTCGGCGTGCTTTGGGCAGGTATCGCAAACGAGACGGGGCTCGGGGCGATTCGGTCCAGTTTGCAAGGAAACGTCTCGCCATCCATCGCGCGTTACAGCTTCCTGGTGACCTTTGAGGCCGCCAGGGGCTTGGGCGTTGATGCGGGAATGCGCGTGCTTCACGACGGCGAGATTTTCGAAGTCAAGGGCATTACCCGCGACTTTAAGGACAGAAAGAGCGCGTTCGTGATCTGCGAGCAAGGGGGCAGCGATGGCTAA
- a CDS encoding bifunctional 2-polyprenyl-6-hydroxyphenol methylase/3-demethylubiquinol 3-O-methyltransferase UbiG: MAIPYHRKFPVYDFWKGLFKGKVLIQRKLFGHLKEQVKSWPKEKQYTHGYFYQGLEELGITGGKPTGFRFKQYDVDQILNNADILDIGSNAGFVAVYCAWRAKSVTAIELNPHLNRVARDTAKHFKLSNMEVIDGDFSTFQSDRKYDVVLSFSNHHTIDGNLDMGFENYIKRIVSFLRPGGHLLFESHNVFAEGKGGMGDDGDMEHKVAIMNKYFTIERYRMVNCFLKHGIEDLDKLFIVARLADDPEPVDFKLPEAIKKYAY; encoded by the coding sequence ATGGCTATCCCCTACCACCGGAAGTTTCCTGTATATGACTTTTGGAAAGGATTGTTCAAAGGCAAAGTGCTGATTCAGCGCAAGCTTTTCGGACATCTCAAGGAGCAGGTGAAGTCGTGGCCGAAGGAAAAGCAATACACACACGGGTATTTCTACCAAGGCCTAGAAGAACTTGGGATTACTGGTGGCAAGCCAACCGGTTTTCGCTTTAAGCAGTACGACGTCGATCAGATTCTGAATAACGCTGACATTCTTGATATCGGCAGTAACGCTGGCTTTGTCGCCGTTTACTGTGCCTGGCGGGCCAAGTCCGTCACAGCGATCGAATTGAACCCGCATCTCAACCGCGTAGCCCGCGACACCGCAAAGCACTTTAAACTGAGCAATATGGAGGTCATCGACGGCGACTTCTCCACGTTCCAAAGCGACCGAAAATACGATGTGGTCCTGTCGTTCTCGAACCACCACACCATCGATGGGAACCTTGACATGGGGTTCGAGAACTACATCAAGCGGATCGTTTCGTTTCTTCGCCCCGGTGGCCACCTCCTATTCGAGAGCCACAATGTTTTCGCGGAAGGGAAAGGCGGAATGGGTGACGATGGCGACATGGAACACAAGGTCGCCATCATGAACAAGTACTTCACCATTGAGCGGTACCGCATGGTGAATTGCTTCCTCAAGCACGGCATCGAAGATCTGGACAAGCTCTTTATCGTCGCGCGCCTCGCTGACGATCCGGAACCCGTCGACTTCAAGCTTCCCGAGGCGATCAAGAAGTACGCCTACTAG
- a CDS encoding DUF1833 family protein, whose protein sequence is MTRSLSIAAARNVLATSADEPLLIAIEILHAELEVPARFVNDTSDIEIEGNKFFACRFDLTLPDDQDEQVPEARLEVDNIGRELTQWLERSQGGKGAKCRTLMVLRSNPGNLEFDMTMDLAGLEISNLRVNGSLGFKNTLMQSAVTVRYDPSTAPGVF, encoded by the coding sequence ATGACAAGGTCACTTTCCATAGCCGCCGCGCGTAACGTCCTGGCCACGTCTGCCGACGAACCACTGCTTATCGCCATCGAGATTCTGCATGCGGAGTTAGAGGTGCCGGCACGCTTCGTCAACGACACATCAGATATTGAAATCGAGGGGAATAAATTCTTCGCGTGCCGCTTTGACCTGACGCTGCCTGATGACCAGGACGAACAGGTTCCAGAGGCGCGCCTAGAAGTCGACAACATCGGGCGTGAACTGACGCAATGGCTGGAGCGCAGCCAGGGAGGGAAGGGAGCCAAGTGTCGGACCCTCATGGTGTTGCGATCCAACCCGGGCAACTTGGAGTTCGACATGACCATGGACTTGGCCGGATTGGAAATCAGCAATCTGCGCGTAAATGGCAGCTTGGGCTTCAAGAACACACTTATGCAATCTGCTGTGACGGTGCGATACGACCCGTCCACGGCACCGGGGGTATTTTGA
- a CDS encoding host specificity factor TipJ family phage tail protein, with amino-acid sequence MEVLEHLDTPAPSFVVLQNPLRPDLKACSYAAFLPGETLGRYVERVALKVPSRHVNVWHNGRRVPTNLWTRLIPRAGDQVLIAPQMQGGGGGSKILRSVALIALVVVSAGYGAALGGALGFTGATAGAIGSSIIMLGGTILINALIPMPLPTAAKLGAGEKYESSPSYSIQGGRNRPRPWEPMVLVFGRHRIVPDLGASPYNQQMGDDQYLNQVFHFGLQGISIALSDFKIGDTPVADFQDVQLQVSAPDGKLSMFPGNVDTIQGFAIAQADGWQSRTTPAKVTNIWIEFASRLFRVNDDGSMATRSVDVRVQYRRVGATAWTEYGTIEAVFATHYWSAVVFPEQTQIQYGSVNPGDHIEGDLFVIPDPNQPGVVRTGQWQWKPHPYQLGQPWQGMAPDPLITPGARGNRFFGSRQEPIRAAISWGVPEGQYEVRVMKVTADINDSRESNETAVSQMLAFQRDSADYTGQCRAALRIKATGQLNGAVDEFSAIASAWCSVWTGSAWDFLPTSNPAWWFLYFARGGFSSVGNRIFGGGLSDSQIDIEGIKAWAAWCDQKQLTFDYVLDRKMSAAGVLQIIARAGRATMSYQTGKLGVIWDAEALPITAMFGPFNIKAGSFKVAYLNEGTVDEVVVNFVDKDAGWTMGEVRVKVPGATSTNNPLQLDLDGCTNSNMAGREANLIAASQVFRRRKITWETDVEGLVCTRGDVVSFSHDLTVWGYSGRLAPGSHGGATPTLVLTQGVATDGDGIILLRDPHGNMRVGNVVSEVGDKVTELKLVSPLAGFPLPGDPGYEDYSPFDWAWQFDPITTPGRRFKITGVAPAGDGIRFEATDEDYNYYLSESNPYAYTPPRDGALLGGIVFSVTFSESIRNVASDLIDVQIGWVLSAANRVQLNYSINGVPQNPTTTMERQATVQAKSGDVIVATVRPVNQLSIGTPYRQQYVVEGLNVPLPAVNGLTSVFRDGLTVLTWRRVADVREPAYEIRIGDTWTNASVVATTDSTDILAVGNAMYWVAARFRLSSGVVLYGPPARLLISGAVLVRNVLIVRDEAPEWHGTVAEGAAVFGSVLTLTPQGDLLASSDLLAEPDLLWLGGPAESGMYAIAGTDQVDVGFVTPVRIDVTTDLLAFNVDDDLLTSSDLLAVADLLNGSARQAITLRPQIRSAQVAGEWGDWVDYVPGLINARYFDLRLLLATSDPKVIPFVTKFEWTIDVPDLVQRAEAVLVPTSGLRVTFPKTFHARPNVQVTVLDAQAGDRSVVLETTTDEEGFDIAIMNGSTAVQRRINWIAQGY; translated from the coding sequence GTGGAAGTCTTAGAACACCTCGATACCCCCGCTCCGTCATTTGTGGTTTTGCAAAACCCGCTTCGTCCAGATTTGAAAGCCTGTTCGTATGCAGCATTTTTGCCCGGAGAGACACTGGGCCGCTATGTTGAGCGCGTCGCCCTGAAAGTGCCATCGCGCCATGTGAACGTGTGGCATAACGGCCGACGGGTTCCAACGAACCTATGGACGAGGCTGATCCCGAGGGCAGGCGATCAAGTCCTTATCGCGCCCCAGATGCAGGGCGGTGGTGGCGGTAGCAAGATTCTTCGTTCGGTGGCATTGATCGCTCTTGTGGTGGTGAGCGCGGGTTATGGTGCCGCACTTGGGGGCGCACTGGGGTTTACAGGCGCTACGGCTGGAGCTATCGGCAGCAGCATCATCATGCTGGGAGGGACGATTCTCATCAATGCTCTCATCCCTATGCCGTTGCCCACTGCGGCAAAGCTTGGCGCCGGGGAGAAATACGAAAGCAGCCCGTCCTATTCTATTCAGGGCGGCCGCAACCGTCCGCGACCCTGGGAACCCATGGTGCTGGTGTTCGGTCGGCATCGGATCGTTCCAGACTTGGGCGCGTCGCCCTACAACCAACAGATGGGAGATGACCAGTATTTAAATCAAGTCTTCCACTTTGGATTGCAGGGTATCTCGATTGCACTCAGTGATTTCAAGATCGGCGACACACCTGTCGCGGATTTCCAGGACGTTCAGCTTCAGGTGTCTGCGCCCGATGGAAAGTTGTCTATGTTCCCTGGAAACGTCGATACGATCCAGGGGTTCGCAATCGCCCAGGCTGATGGCTGGCAATCAAGGACTACGCCTGCCAAAGTCACTAATATCTGGATCGAGTTTGCCAGCCGGCTGTTCCGAGTCAACGATGACGGCAGTATGGCCACGCGCTCCGTAGACGTGCGCGTTCAATATCGCCGTGTCGGCGCCACCGCCTGGACGGAGTACGGCACCATCGAGGCGGTCTTTGCCACGCATTACTGGTCGGCAGTTGTGTTCCCTGAGCAGACGCAGATCCAGTATGGCAGTGTCAACCCCGGCGATCACATTGAGGGCGATTTATTCGTGATCCCCGATCCTAATCAGCCTGGGGTAGTGCGCACGGGGCAATGGCAATGGAAGCCGCACCCGTATCAATTGGGTCAGCCTTGGCAGGGCATGGCGCCGGATCCGCTCATTACGCCCGGTGCACGAGGGAATCGGTTCTTCGGTTCCAGGCAGGAACCCATACGCGCCGCAATCAGTTGGGGAGTCCCAGAAGGCCAGTACGAAGTCCGGGTCATGAAGGTAACGGCGGACATCAACGATTCGCGCGAGTCGAACGAGACTGCTGTGAGCCAGATGCTGGCCTTTCAGAGGGACTCCGCCGACTACACCGGTCAATGCCGCGCTGCGCTTCGAATCAAGGCGACGGGGCAGTTGAATGGTGCGGTTGACGAGTTTAGCGCTATCGCTTCGGCATGGTGTTCCGTCTGGACCGGCTCGGCGTGGGATTTCCTGCCGACTTCTAACCCAGCATGGTGGTTCCTATACTTCGCCCGTGGCGGATTTAGCTCAGTTGGGAATCGCATTTTTGGCGGCGGCTTAAGCGACTCTCAAATTGACATCGAGGGCATCAAGGCTTGGGCGGCATGGTGCGATCAGAAGCAACTGACCTTTGACTATGTGCTGGATCGCAAGATGAGCGCTGCCGGGGTGTTGCAGATCATCGCTCGTGCCGGGCGCGCGACGATGTCCTACCAAACCGGAAAACTGGGAGTTATCTGGGACGCCGAAGCGCTCCCAATTACCGCCATGTTCGGGCCATTCAACATCAAGGCCGGATCATTCAAAGTAGCCTATCTTAATGAGGGCACGGTTGACGAAGTCGTGGTCAACTTCGTCGATAAAGACGCTGGCTGGACCATGGGCGAAGTGCGAGTAAAGGTGCCTGGCGCGACCTCGACCAACAATCCGCTTCAATTGGATCTGGACGGCTGCACGAACAGCAACATGGCGGGCCGAGAGGCGAATTTGATCGCGGCCAGTCAAGTGTTTCGGCGCCGTAAGATCACCTGGGAAACGGACGTAGAGGGCCTGGTTTGCACGCGCGGTGATGTGGTGAGCTTCTCCCACGACCTTACCGTGTGGGGCTACTCCGGTCGTCTTGCGCCGGGTTCGCACGGGGGCGCCACGCCGACGCTTGTCCTGACCCAGGGCGTGGCCACCGACGGTGACGGCATCATTCTGCTGCGTGACCCCCACGGAAACATGCGTGTCGGCAACGTTGTGTCGGAAGTGGGCGATAAGGTCACTGAGCTCAAGCTTGTGTCGCCGCTCGCTGGCTTCCCGTTGCCCGGCGACCCAGGGTACGAGGATTATTCGCCGTTCGATTGGGCCTGGCAGTTTGATCCAATCACTACGCCAGGACGCCGCTTCAAAATAACTGGCGTGGCCCCTGCTGGCGATGGAATCCGATTCGAGGCTACAGATGAGGATTACAACTATTACTTGAGCGAATCCAATCCGTACGCGTACACGCCTCCAAGGGATGGCGCGCTGCTGGGCGGCATTGTGTTTTCCGTCACGTTCTCGGAGTCCATTCGCAATGTCGCATCGGATCTGATCGACGTCCAGATCGGGTGGGTCTTGTCGGCGGCCAATCGAGTCCAGCTCAACTACAGCATCAACGGTGTGCCGCAGAACCCGACCACCACCATGGAGCGTCAGGCGACGGTCCAAGCGAAGAGTGGTGACGTAATTGTCGCAACCGTTCGCCCGGTAAACCAGCTCAGCATCGGTACGCCGTACCGCCAGCAATATGTGGTCGAGGGGTTGAATGTCCCCCTGCCCGCGGTGAACGGCCTGACCAGCGTATTTCGAGACGGCCTCACTGTCCTAACCTGGCGCAGGGTGGCGGATGTCCGCGAGCCGGCCTACGAAATACGAATCGGGGACACGTGGACGAATGCCAGTGTTGTGGCGACCACCGACAGTACGGACATCCTTGCAGTTGGGAACGCCATGTATTGGGTCGCGGCTCGCTTCCGTCTGTCAAGCGGGGTAGTGCTGTATGGGCCGCCCGCCCGATTGCTCATCTCAGGAGCGGTGCTTGTTCGGAACGTCTTGATCGTGCGCGACGAAGCGCCGGAATGGCACGGAACTGTTGCGGAAGGCGCTGCTGTCTTCGGGTCTGTTCTCACGCTGACGCCTCAGGGAGATCTGCTTGCAAGTTCGGATTTGCTTGCGGAACCGGACCTGTTGTGGCTGGGTGGGCCGGCCGAATCCGGTATGTACGCCATAGCTGGGACGGACCAGGTAGACGTCGGATTCGTTACCCCGGTCCGCATCGATGTGACGACGGATCTGTTGGCGTTCAACGTGGACGATGACTTGTTGACGTCTTCGGATCTGCTGGCGGTGGCCGATCTATTGAATGGATCTGCACGCCAAGCCATCACGCTGCGCCCACAGATTCGCTCCGCGCAGGTCGCGGGCGAGTGGGGCGACTGGGTGGATTATGTGCCCGGGCTGATCAACGCGCGGTACTTCGACCTTCGTTTGCTCCTAGCCACGTCGGATCCAAAGGTGATCCCCTTTGTCACAAAGTTTGAATGGACGATTGATGTGCCTGATTTGGTGCAGAGGGCTGAGGCAGTTCTTGTGCCGACTTCTGGGTTGCGGGTCACATTCCCGAAGACGTTTCATGCGAGGCCCAACGTGCAGGTGACAGTGCTGGATGCTCAGGCCGGAGATCGATCGGTAGTGCTGGAGACGACAACAGATGAAGAGGGGTTCGACATCGCGATCATGAACGGTTCGACCGCAGTTCAAAGACGAATTAATTGGATAGCACAGGGATATTGA
- a CDS encoding phage tail protein codes for MSSIFINGTSYAISTALAAAMPMTAITNAKPAVASAATPPADESILVLKSAWTNLNETVARSANADADSFELEGVDTTSTVLYPAAGGAGSFQAVTSWVELDQVRDVVMAGGDQQFFNYQYVEDPTSRQRQKPTFKNAMTMTVSLDYDPDKPWYAALIEADRLREPVVVRGVLPNGSTLFYYAYPSFNKVPVGQVNENLQNTAVFSLIADPIRYEAA; via the coding sequence ATGTCTTCCATCTTCATCAACGGCACCAGCTATGCCATTTCGACCGCGCTGGCTGCGGCGATGCCCATGACTGCCATCACCAACGCGAAGCCTGCCGTCGCCTCGGCGGCAACGCCGCCGGCGGACGAATCCATCCTGGTTCTGAAATCGGCCTGGACCAACTTGAACGAGACGGTCGCGCGTAGCGCCAATGCTGACGCCGACAGCTTCGAGCTCGAGGGCGTGGACACCACCAGCACAGTGCTTTACCCGGCAGCGGGGGGCGCCGGCAGCTTTCAGGCCGTCACGTCCTGGGTCGAGTTGGACCAAGTACGCGACGTGGTGATGGCCGGCGGCGATCAACAGTTCTTCAACTATCAGTACGTCGAAGATCCCACCAGCCGCCAGCGCCAGAAGCCCACGTTCAAGAACGCGATGACCATGACCGTATCGCTGGACTACGACCCGGATAAGCCGTGGTATGCGGCACTGATCGAGGCCGACCGCCTGCGTGAACCGGTCGTTGTTCGCGGCGTACTGCCCAACGGCTCCACGCTGTTCTATTACGCCTACCCCTCCTTCAACAAGGTGCCCGTGGGCCAGGTGAACGAGAACTTGCAGAACACTGCGGTCTTCTCGCTGATCGCTGACCCCATCCGCTACGAGGCCGCGTAA
- a CDS encoding DUF3168 domain-containing protein, translating to MSLEAKLKTLLGPLVDGRAYADVTPDKPVFPLIVYQGAGGIEQWYVEGKRREKRHQRMQLYVWSTSRAEASAIADAIGTALCESDFPAVEPYGAPVSLYEEAIKKYGTRQDFGIWFLPS from the coding sequence ATGAGCCTTGAAGCAAAGCTGAAGACGCTCTTGGGGCCTCTAGTGGACGGGAGGGCATACGCGGACGTCACGCCGGACAAGCCGGTGTTTCCGCTGATTGTCTACCAAGGCGCCGGCGGCATCGAGCAGTGGTATGTCGAAGGCAAGCGACGCGAAAAGCGCCACCAGCGCATGCAGCTTTACGTCTGGTCCACAAGTCGCGCCGAGGCGAGCGCCATTGCGGATGCAATCGGCACCGCGCTTTGTGAAAGTGACTTTCCCGCCGTGGAACCCTACGGCGCACCGGTCAGCCTCTACGAAGAGGCGATCAAGAAGTACGGCACCCGCCAGGACTTCGGTATCTGGTTCCTTCCCTCCTGA
- a CDS encoding phage tail tape measure protein yields the protein MAQESIGTARLDIVVDTSQFDAAIASAKRGTSDMSQAAQADYTKLAAVERRRVDALVNQVNTIGMTRKEQILYNAALRGVPTSILDELKTKLAATGTAAAAAGKQLNQYGVSAAQQSAALRGVPAQLTDIVVSLQGGQQPLTVLLQQGGQLKDMFGGIVPAARALGSTILGLVNPWTVAAGAVALFSTAIVAGKGELPEFTKTLILSGNAVGQTAAGMSNLATRIADVAGSRGKAVDALNLIAGSGKIAGQNMEAVGVAAVAMNRATGKAIADTAQEFESLRGKPAEAIAALNEQQHFLTLEIYQQIASLERQGRTQEAAALAQRTYADAVKQQAQEVRQNLGTLETAWDAVKQGATGAWEAMKSLGRAPSFDDLTSKLRAVNAELVQMRANATPQTDESQAFFGDGGRGARRRARPLEQESRRLIAEAAALQDQADQAAIVGSQKRQEAEKIAAATRLAALAKETETNRQKREREIAQVKKDSELTGATLETQKKLIDQINDKYKDPAVKAYTENAAAKLLQQYREAEASLRAQIGSEDKLATWGQKRAEFEQQIADLKDKKILTADQKSLLAQQDLLRRQLDLNVAAEKELRTKQETAKVDALRASLAATRDLEQQQYADQVAGVGLGDRAQEELRARQGILRDHQRQQAQFDRSMASGQISQETYQSETALLQEHLNARLSMQQGYFDQVRQAQGNWKNGATSALANYLDSASNVAGQTKALFSNAFQGMEDAIVRFATTGKLSFKDFAASIIADMTRIATRQATAGILGSVFSMVAGAAAGGITASAGYQGMGGAATGSVDGMSGVPSSWGSVAGARASGGPTAANSLYRVNELGPELYSEDGETYLMSGASGGYVTPLKSSAPSRGSVGEAPRIQFNLINQGGEQMEAQQSGSRWDAGLSAWVCDVVLTRARKDRGFRRQLQEPA from the coding sequence ATGGCACAGGAAAGCATTGGCACTGCGCGGCTAGACATTGTTGTCGATACCTCGCAGTTTGACGCCGCGATTGCTTCGGCCAAGCGCGGCACCAGCGATATGTCGCAGGCCGCGCAAGCGGACTACACGAAGCTGGCCGCTGTGGAGCGGCGCCGTGTTGACGCCTTGGTGAACCAGGTCAACACCATAGGGATGACCCGAAAGGAGCAGATCCTATACAACGCGGCCCTGCGTGGCGTGCCGACTTCGATCTTGGATGAGCTCAAGACCAAGCTGGCAGCGACCGGGACAGCAGCTGCTGCGGCGGGCAAGCAGCTTAATCAATACGGGGTCAGTGCCGCCCAGCAGTCTGCCGCGCTTCGCGGCGTGCCGGCACAACTTACGGACATCGTTGTGTCGTTGCAGGGCGGCCAACAGCCCCTTACGGTGTTGCTCCAGCAGGGCGGTCAGCTGAAGGATATGTTCGGCGGCATCGTGCCGGCAGCTCGGGCGCTCGGCAGCACGATTCTAGGATTGGTGAATCCGTGGACCGTCGCGGCAGGCGCTGTGGCGCTGTTCTCCACCGCTATCGTGGCCGGCAAAGGCGAGCTGCCCGAGTTCACCAAGACTCTGATTCTGAGCGGCAATGCGGTCGGTCAGACCGCCGCCGGAATGTCGAACCTCGCCACGCGAATTGCCGACGTTGCGGGTTCGCGCGGCAAGGCCGTGGACGCGCTGAACCTTATCGCCGGGTCCGGAAAGATCGCCGGCCAAAACATGGAGGCGGTCGGCGTCGCAGCGGTAGCGATGAACCGCGCGACCGGCAAGGCGATTGCGGACACGGCGCAAGAGTTCGAATCGCTGCGCGGCAAGCCGGCTGAGGCAATTGCAGCCCTGAACGAACAGCAGCACTTCCTGACGCTGGAAATCTATCAGCAGATCGCCAGCCTTGAGCGGCAAGGGCGCACGCAGGAAGCCGCTGCGCTTGCACAACGCACCTATGCGGACGCGGTGAAGCAGCAGGCGCAGGAGGTGCGGCAAAACCTGGGCACGCTAGAAACCGCCTGGGATGCGGTCAAGCAGGGGGCGACCGGCGCCTGGGAGGCGATGAAGAGCCTGGGGCGTGCCCCGAGCTTTGATGACCTGACGAGCAAGCTGCGCGCGGTCAATGCTGAACTGGTGCAGATGCGCGCCAATGCCACGCCTCAGACGGACGAATCGCAAGCGTTCTTCGGGGACGGCGGTCGCGGTGCGCGACGGCGCGCCCGGCCGCTAGAGCAGGAGAGCCGCCGCCTGATCGCTGAGGCCGCAGCGTTGCAGGACCAGGCCGACCAAGCTGCAATTGTGGGATCGCAGAAGCGCCAGGAAGCCGAAAAGATCGCCGCCGCGACCCGACTGGCGGCGCTTGCCAAAGAAACGGAGACCAATCGCCAGAAGCGCGAGCGGGAGATTGCGCAGGTCAAGAAAGACTCCGAACTCACTGGCGCGACCCTGGAGACGCAGAAGAAGCTGATCGACCAGATCAATGACAAGTACAAGGATCCGGCGGTCAAGGCGTACACGGAGAACGCCGCAGCCAAGCTATTGCAGCAGTACCGGGAGGCAGAAGCGTCCTTGCGTGCTCAGATTGGCAGCGAGGACAAGCTTGCTACCTGGGGGCAGAAGCGCGCCGAGTTCGAGCAGCAGATTGCCGACCTGAAGGATAAGAAGATCCTCACGGCCGATCAAAAGAGCCTGCTGGCCCAGCAGGATCTGCTGCGGCGCCAGTTGGATCTGAACGTTGCGGCAGAAAAGGAACTTCGCACCAAGCAGGAAACCGCCAAGGTAGATGCACTGCGCGCTAGCTTGGCCGCCACTCGGGACTTGGAGCAACAGCAGTATGCCGACCAGGTGGCCGGGGTAGGGCTGGGCGACCGTGCGCAGGAGGAGCTTCGCGCACGTCAAGGGATTCTGCGGGACCACCAGCGCCAGCAGGCGCAGTTTGACCGGTCGATGGCGTCGGGGCAGATCTCGCAGGAGACGTATCAGAGCGAGACGGCGCTCTTGCAAGAACACTTGAATGCGCGTCTGTCGATGCAGCAGGGGTACTTCGACCAAGTGCGGCAGGCCCAGGGCAATTGGAAGAACGGCGCCACTTCGGCGTTGGCTAATTATCTGGATTCCGCGTCGAACGTGGCCGGCCAGACGAAGGCTTTATTTTCCAACGCATTCCAAGGCATGGAGGACGCAATTGTCCGGTTCGCCACCACAGGAAAGCTGTCGTTCAAGGACTTCGCTGCATCGATCATCGCTGATATGACGCGGATTGCTACACGCCAAGCCACCGCTGGGATTTTGGGAAGTGTCTTCAGCATGGTTGCCGGCGCTGCGGCAGGCGGTATTACGGCTAGTGCGGGCTACCAGGGCATGGGCGGGGCTGCGACCGGCAGTGTCGATGGCATGTCCGGTGTTCCGTCCTCGTGGGGATCGGTTGCTGGGGCCCGGGCGTCGGGTGGACCGACAGCCGCAAACTCGCTCTATCGCGTAAACGAGCTTGGTCCAGAGTTGTACTCGGAAGACGGGGAAACCTACCTCATGAGCGGTGCGAGCGGCGGGTACGTCACACCTCTGAAGAGCAGTGCGCCTAGCCGGGGATCTGTCGGCGAAGCGCCTCGGATCCAATTCAATCTTATTAATCAAGGCGGCGAACAGATGGAGGCGCAACAAAGCGGTTCTCGTTGGGACGCTGGACTGTCGGCTTGGGTTTGTGACGTCGTCCTGACACGCGCACGCAAGGACCGCGGCTTCCGCCGACAACTACAGGAACCGGCATAA
- a CDS encoding HK97 gp10 family phage protein, giving the protein MAKGLQATFDTSGWSAGLDRLLGPARVSLARSMAVAGGEVLRDEAKARVSTHKGVLANAIYLAFREAYSTDKEVQYAVTWNKSKAPHGHLVEFGHWQIYAVIRKPDGSYITDKRRKLATPKWVPAHPFLRPAYEAAATRAQAAMVQRGRERLPQLLAAQGGNDEP; this is encoded by the coding sequence ATGGCTAAGGGGCTACAGGCAACGTTCGACACGTCCGGCTGGTCGGCGGGTCTGGATCGCCTGCTTGGTCCCGCAAGGGTCAGCCTCGCGCGCTCCATGGCCGTTGCTGGCGGCGAGGTGCTACGGGACGAGGCCAAGGCCCGCGTGAGCACGCACAAGGGCGTCCTGGCCAATGCGATCTATTTGGCGTTTCGAGAGGCGTATTCCACCGACAAGGAAGTCCAGTACGCCGTCACCTGGAACAAAAGCAAAGCGCCCCACGGTCACCTGGTGGAATTTGGGCATTGGCAAATCTACGCGGTGATTCGGAAACCGGACGGCAGCTATATCACCGACAAGCGCCGCAAGCTGGCGACGCCCAAATGGGTGCCTGCCCATCCATTCTTGCGACCCGCGTATGAGGCGGCGGCGACTCGGGCGCAAGCCGCGATGGTTCAACGGGGGCGCGAGCGATTGCCGCAGTTGCTGGCCGCCCAAGGGGGGAACGATGAGCCTTGA
- a CDS encoding DUF1799 domain-containing protein, which translates to MSAFNLFTRNYTQWRVGAGGPIGLDYGVLYHDLDRQELPKAEQQEIMDVLRIIERAALEIFHKS; encoded by the coding sequence GTGTCGGCGTTCAACCTCTTCACCCGCAACTACACCCAATGGCGCGTAGGGGCAGGAGGGCCGATAGGGCTGGATTACGGGGTCCTGTATCACGATCTGGACCGTCAAGAGCTTCCTAAGGCGGAGCAGCAGGAAATCATGGACGTTCTTCGGATCATCGAGCGGGCGGCCCTGGAAATCTTCCATAAGAGTTGA
- a CDS encoding phage tail assembly chaperone → MTFKIKSNPTIDASITIVGQGREQQLNVTYRHKTGKEYDALMQQLANDEITTADLLLLLIDKWDADMPVCKESIDLLCEHQPGADLAIASAFNDAIRVERRKN, encoded by the coding sequence ATGACGTTCAAGATCAAATCGAACCCGACCATTGACGCCAGCATCACCATCGTCGGCCAAGGGCGCGAGCAGCAACTGAACGTCACGTATCGGCACAAGACCGGCAAAGAGTACGACGCCCTGATGCAGCAGTTGGCGAACGACGAAATCACCACTGCGGACTTGTTGCTGTTGCTGATCGATAAGTGGGATGCGGACATGCCCGTGTGCAAGGAATCGATCGATCTGCTTTGCGAGCACCAGCCGGGCGCCGACTTGGCTATCGCCAGCGCTTTCAACGACGCCATCCGAGTCGAACGCCGAAAAAACTGA